A section of the Triticum dicoccoides isolate Atlit2015 ecotype Zavitan chromosome 7A, WEW_v2.0, whole genome shotgun sequence genome encodes:
- the LOC119332103 gene encoding uncharacterized protein LOC119332103 yields MEYRARSDEAWYGARVVVQDGWLRVMFENFPEDADEWYNPGADLASPGDVDALRARFRRACLALDDAHCGDLRPGDQLCLACDMHGGEIKYYDAVLEAVEKAPHGTVDGEERCACRFTARWTEGPRRGCSDKVGVEVVCCVQESPIQDPVLTEFLDHVRNRFGDGQEEATAASQQAAPSGEGEIAPVSSLTYSSSSLSSSF; encoded by the exons aTGGAGTACCGCGCGCGGTCCGACGAGGCATGGTACGGCGCACGCGTGGTGGTGCAGGACGGCTGGCTGCGCGTCATGTTCGAGAATTTCCCCGAGGATGCGGACGAGTGGTACAATCCAGGGGCTGACCTCGCATCCCCGGGCGACGTGGACGCGCTCCGCGCCAGGTTTCGCCGGGCGTGCCTCGCCCTCGACGACGCCCATTGTGGCGACCTCCGCCCGGGCGACCAGCTCTGCCTCGCCTGCGACATGCACGGCGGCGAGATCAAATACTACGACGCCGTCCTTGAGGCC GTAGAGAAGGCGCCTCACGGCACCGTGGACGGCGAGGAGCGGTGCGCGTGCCGTTTCACGGCGCGCTGGACGGAGGGGCCGCGCCGCGGTTGCTCGGACAAGGTGGGCGTCGAGGTGGTATGCTGTGTGCAGGAGTCACCGATCCAAGATCCGGTGCTGACCGAGTTCCTGGACCATGTGAGAAACCGGTTCGGCGACGGCCaggaggaggcgacggcggcgtctcAGCAGGCAGCCCCGAGCGGTGAGGGGGAAATTGCGCCGGTGTCCAGCCTCACATACTCCTCGAGTAGCTTGTCTTCTTCTTTTTAA